The region TGCTTTGAGGCATTTAGAAAAAGGGCGCGTTATCATTTTTGCTTGTGGCTTAGGTAATCCTTATCTTTCAACTGATACGACAGCAGCATTAAGATCTGCTGAAATTAAGGCTGATTTATTCTTAAAAGCCACAAATATTGATGGTGTTTATGATAGAGATCCGCATAAGTTTAGTGATGCTAAGCGTTATGATTTTATTTCACATGATGATGTTTTGAGTAAGAACTTAAAAGTCATGGATGCAACAGCAGCAGCCTTGTGTCGTGATAATAAGACAGATATTTTTGTTTTCGATGTCCGTAATCCAGAAAATCTTCTCAAGGCTTTGGAGAGCACGGATGGTGGTACTTTAGTTCATAGCTGATTGATAATTTAATGATGCTTGTATGCTAAGGAGTGAAAGTGCTAACTATAGTTAGCACTTTTTTATTATGTGTAACGTGATGTAAAGTAGATTTTTTAGGCTGTTTTATAATTAATAAATAGAAGGGGTGAGTAAGTGAAAAAAGAAATTGTTTACGCATTTTTTGGTTGGCTTTAGGTATTGTCTTGATTACAAAAGGTGATTTGGGAACATCACCAATTTCTTCTGTTCCGCTTGTGACATCGACAGCCTCCAACCTATCGTTTGGTCAGACAACTTTTATTTTGAATGTTGCCTTTATTTTGTGTCAGTGGTTTTTATTGCAAAAAGATTTTTTGCCTGTACAATGGTTGCAACTTGCCATTAATTTATTATTTTCTAGTATGATTGATATAGCGACGCAATTATTAAGCTTTCTAAAAGTAGATAATTTGTTTATGCAGCTTTTAGTCTTTTTGTTAGGCTGTGCGTCCTGTAGCCATTTTTATATACTTCACCTGCTTCTCTTCTTTCGTATAACGCTACCCCAATTTGTTCCTAAGCTTCGCTATTTAGAACTGCATCCGTAACATTGTTTAGTAATTTTTTCATTGCTTCTTCATTGTTTCCTATGAATAGAGCTTTAAGTAATTCCGTTTCTAGTGTAATATTGATTTGAGCCATCTTGATCCTCCTGTTTGTTTATTTACATTTTTATTATAACTGAAAGAGTCATCTTGGCCTTACTTTTTTACACCAACTTAGATTGCACTATCGTTTGCGGTTGTAGTTACCATAAATAGAAATATAGGGCTTTTATAGCAGTAAACAAGTTAAATAGAGTAAAAATATGCTAAAATTAAGAAAATGTCTGCTAAGGAGTAATAACTATGGCTATTGAAATCACTAAGAGTACATATGAACCTTATGAAGAAAAAATGAAAAAGT is a window of Amygdalobacter nucleatus DNA encoding:
- the pyrH gene encoding UMP kinase; this translates as MLYKRVLLKLSGECLAGDRVGGGIDEATLARVANVIKQVHDKGVQLAIVVGGGNFWRGRSSQNMDRVTADQIGMLATCMNALALSDSLEQVGLEVRVMSSIEMRQIAELYIRKRALRHLEKGRVIIFACGLGNPYLSTDTTAALRSAEIKADLFLKATNIDGVYDRDPHKFSDAKRYDFISHDDVLSKNLKVMDATAAALCRDNKTDIFVFDVRNPENLLKALESTDGGTLVHS
- a CDS encoding DUF6198 family protein yields the protein MALGIVLITKGDLGTSPISSVPLVTSTASNLSFGQTTFILNVAFILCQWFLLQKDFLPVQWLQLAINLLFSSMIDIATQLLSFLKVDNLFMQLLVFLLGCASCSHFYILHLLLFFRITLPQFVPKLRYLELHP